The genomic DNA AGATACGGCAATTAAAACAAAGGTTGACGGAAAAGAATATAATCTGGGGGCCGGAGAATATGAAAAGCTGGTTTTAAAGCCCGGTAAGCATACATTAACAGATGCTTACGGAAAAGAGCTGTCCTTTATTGTATATGCAGATTCAAGCGGGGGAGTAATCAATCCTTCAAGAAGTAATTATATATATGTAAGTATGGCTTATGCCGCCGAAGGAGCCGGTGATTCATTCAGACCCGCTGGTGAAGATGTAATATTAGACGGGCTGAAATATGAAGGTCCTTTTGGAATGACAGATGATCTGATTATTGATAAAAATCTCAGAAACTGGAAATATGATATACACACTCCATTTCCGGAGAAGATTTATACAAGCGACAGAAACAGCAAAGGGAATATTTTTACTAAAATTTTTACACAAAAGGAGTTTCTGGACTTTATGACAGAGATGGGAGTTCAGGGGATACCGGCAGATGAAGGGGAAATGAAGAAAACAGCGGAAGTGCCTGCTGTTCCGGAGTATAAAGTACCTCCTTTTAAGAATCCTGATGTAAAAAAGTATGCTGAAGAAATGGTTGCTCTGGATAAAGCATACGCAACAGCAGAAAAGGCCGGGGAACAGAAAAAAATAATGTCAGAATATAAAAAAGCATGGAAAAATTATGTTCAGGCTTCTATGAAGGATAATTCGGATCTGGAGCTTCTCAATGAGCTGAAATTTAATAATCTGGGAAGAGGTGTTCTGGTAACAGAGTAAATTGAAAAAGAATTTTTTATATGATAAAATGAATGAAAAATTTAAATGATTTTTTGTATGTTTTTTATTATTGAGAGGTGCTTTATGAATTTTGAAAAAAAAGTAGTAATAGTAACCGGAGCAGGAGAAGGAATCGGAAGAGCGGCAGCAGAAAAGTATGGAGAAAGCGGAGCATATGTGGTTGTTGCTGATATTAACAGAGAAGCCGGCGAAGAAACAAGGGATTTTATAATAAAAAAGAAGGGTAAGGCTGTTTTTATAAAAACTGATGTTGCCAAGGAGGAAGACTGCAGGAGGCTTGCCGAAGAAACTGTAAAAGAGTATGGGAAAATAGATATACTGATTAATAACGCAGGTATAGCCGATGCTAAAAAAGCCGGAATTTTTGGTGAAGGAATGGAAGAATTTGACAGAGTCATAAGTGTAAATCTGAGAGGTACATTTATGTGTTCTAAATATTGTGTGCCTTTTATGAAGCCGGGCAGCAGTATAGTCAATATATCGTCGACAAGGGCTTTTATGTCAGAGCCTGAAACAGAAGCTTATTCAGCTTCAAAGGGAGGAATTGCCGCTCTGACTCATTCCATGGCAGTGTCTCTTAGTGAGAAAAATATAAGGGTTAACAGCATAAGCCCGGGCTGGATTGATGTATCAGGATGGAAAAAGGGCAGCGGAAAAGAAGAGGTTCTTACAGAAGCCGAGCATAAGCAGCATCCTGCCGGAAGAGTCGGTAAGCCGGAGGATATTGCAGCAGCCTGTTTTTATCTGACTGGAGAGGAAGCCGGCTTTGTTACCGGGACAAACCTGAATGTTGACGGCGGAATGACTGTGAAAATGATTTATGTATAGTTAAGATTTTAGATATATTCAGAGGAGGTAATGAATGAAAAAGTTTTTTTTATTTTTTTTTATCAGTATTTTTATGTTCACAGCTCAGAGTAATCAGCGGGATCTGATTACACAGGAGATGAAAAATTTCGGCATAAAGCAGAAATCAATTGATTTATACTGGAAAACCAAAGAATTTACAGTTCCTGACAAGGAATATGAGAAAACGCTGAATAAAGCTATAGAAGCTGATCCGAGAAATTATTTTGCGCTGGATGATATGGGAGTTCATTACAGACGTTCGAATAATCCGGATAAAGCAATAGAGTATTATAAAAAATCTATTGCGGTAAATCCGAATAATCCGTTTCCATATTTTAATGCCGGTGTAGCATATATGTATAAAAAAGATTTTGTAAATGCTGAAAGGATATACAAGCAGCTGATTACGGCTATTCCTGACTATCCTGAAGGATACTACGGACTGGGGCAGGTTTATCTGAATATGGAAAATTATGCAAAAGCTCTGGAATTTATACAAAAGGCAAAGGAAAAATACAAGAATCTGGATACTAAAAAATATTTTGAGGAAGCTGCAAAAAAAGATATGTATATTGCAGACTGTAATTATTTGGAGGGACAGATAAATTACAGAATGAAAGATTATCAAAAGGCTGTTGACGGTTTTTTTGATTCATTTGAGGATATGAAAGCTATAAGATATTATGCTCTTTCTGATTTTGCCACGCTTGCATATTTTGCAAATGAAGGATTAAAAGGAACAAACCCGAAACAATATGATAAAAATCTTAAAAAATTTGAAGCTGCGGGTATAAAAATGAAGCGGTAATATAATGGAGAACAGTCTGATAAAGCGATTCAGACTGTTTTTTGATATCAAAATTATAAAAATAAAAGTTTGATATTTTGAAGGAAATATAATAGAATTAGAAGATAGAGATATTTTAAAAATAATACATAAAGAATGAAAAGAGGGAATATGAATATAGAAATAAAGAAACTGTCATTTAAGGATTACGTTATCAGCAGGGTAGAGATGGAAAAGATAAAGCTGCTTATTTCTCTGGGTGTTATCTGGGCTTATGTTATTTATGACATGGAGAGTAAGGGAAACGGGGCAGGCTTGCAAACTATACTGAAAGAATATACATTACCTGCACTTGTTCTTTCTTTAGGGATAAATATATTTGTTTATCTGGTGGTGTACTTTTTTTCCTATAAAAAGGCACTGAAAGAGAGCGGAGTTATCAAGGCACAGGTGACAGATAATTATTTGAAAAATTTCTATTTTTTTGGTGATAAATCAAAGCAGGCAATGAGAAAATACAGCGAATTTAATAAAATATACGAGAGAAGAAGCGGCTTTTATTTTAATTTAATCGGAAGAATTACTTTTTTTATACCTAAAAAAGGAATGACAGATGAAGAAGTGGAGTATGTTTCCTCTGTAATCAGCAAGAATAACAAAGCAGCCAAAGCAAAACAGACTAAACCTAAAAAGAAAAAGTAAGATTCCGTTGTTTTATATACAGGAGGTCTTTTATTATGGGTACTTTATTAAAAAAACTAGATTCTAAAGCAAATAACAACATGGTGATTTTTAACATGCCGCCGGAATTCGAACCGGTGGAAAGAAATTTACATAAAGATATACATATTTATAAAAGCAATACTGCGATAAAAACTGAATTTATACTTATTTTTATAAAAACAAAGGCTGAACTAGAGCATTTTACCAAACATAACAGAAGTTATTTGTTAAGTTTTTCTGATGGTCTTATTTGGTTTGCGTATCCTAAAGAGAATTCCGAAAAATATGGGAAAAAATCAGATATTTCCAGAGACAGAGGCTGGGAGCCGCTTATGAATCTGGGATATAAGGGAGTCAGAATAGTATCGATAGATAATGACTGGACTGCTTTTCGGGTTAGAAAAGAAGAGTATATAATAAAACAGAGGAAGGCATAAGGAGAAGCATGAAAAAGATTTTAGTTTTACTATTATTTTTACAGACATTTTTTATATCTGTTTCGGTTACAAAGAAATCAATATCGGCGGAAGACTGGCTTTCAAGCTGGAATAATGAAATGAAAATCAAAATAGTTAATTACATAGATATGGTAACTGATCCGAAAAATCCGGGTTTTATACCAGAAAGTGAAAGATTTGCCGTATTTGACAATGATGGTACGCTTTGGGCAGAACAGCCCACTGTAGAAGAGCTGTTTATAATATATTATGCAAAAAAAATGACAGAAAAAAATCCTTCATTAAAAAACAAACATCCTTTTAGCAGGATAAATGATTTTTACAGTAACGGGAAGTTTGTAATAAAAGATAGAAGAATATTTGACGAGCTTGTGGGAATAGTACATGAGGGAATGACAAATAAAGAATTTCAGAAAACAGCGGAAGATTTTTTCAGAGAAACAAAATATCCCGGTCTGAATGTTCCTTTAGAAAAAATCGTTTACCAGCCTCAGCTGGAATTAATGGACTACCTGAGAAAAAACGGATTCAAGGTATACATTTGTTCAGGAGGAGAGACAGATTTTATGAGGGTAATTTCTGAAAAATACTATGGGATATCCAAAGAACAGGTAATAGGAAGTGAGCTGGTTTTTGAGTATAATGAAAATACAAATATTATGGTAAGAAGATCAAAGCTGTATACTGATAATAACGGAAGGGCAAAGGCAGAAAATATTTATCACAGATTAGGAAGACCGGCGGTTTTTGCTGTAGGGAATGTACGTTCAGGCGGCGATATTTATATGCTGAGATATAGTCAGGCATCGGAATATCCGTCGTTTCAGCTTCTTATAGATCATGATGATGAAAAAAGAGAATTTTTATATACCGAAGCTGATAATATATCCCTTAAGTGGGCAGAAAAATATAACTGGAATGTAGTGAGCATGAAGAAAGACTGGAAACAGATATTTCCCAAATAGATATTTAAAAATTTACATATTTTATTATAGTCTTGTTTGAAAGAGGTGTTATTATGAATAAGAAACTGTTAGAATTTAAGCATGAAGAAATAACATTAACAGAGGCGGCAAACAGGTACGGCGATCAGGTAAAGGGGATATGGACATTTGATACATGGGCTAAGGGACTTGAAGATGAAATTAAGGGAATTACTTTTTATGTTTATAAAGATCATATAATTATTGATTATATAGACTTAAATCCTGAGGGAAGCAGGGTAGAGGGATATGTTTTCGAAAAAGGTATTACTGTGGAGGGCAGTATCTATAACGAGGCAGATGACTTCGGAATAGCTTTTATCTCTCTGGGAGATGTATATGCCAAGAATATATATCTGGGAGGCGGTGACTTCTATGTAGACGGAAATGTCGAAGTGGAGGAAATTGCCGGCGGCAGATATGACCACAGCAATATGCGTGTGGAAAGAAGTCTGAAATGTAAGGTCTTGCTTATAGATGACTATAATATTTCAATAGGCGGGAAATTCGAGGGTATGTACCCCATTCAGCAGTATGGATATCTGGAAGTCATGGGAAGAGAATATCCGATGGATAATCTTGATCTGAAAGATCTGCTGAAGGAAGAGGTAGTTATCATTGAAGACGGAGAGTCTGTTCTTCTTGATCACAGAGTTATCAGCCTTCTTGAAGAAGGAAAGAGCATTTTAAAAGAAAAATAGTATAAAAAGATTTTATATACGGGGATGAATATCCCCTTTTTTTATGAGAAAATAAAAGCTGTATCAAATTTTTTGATACAGCCGGTTTTTGGGAAATTTATAAATCTAAAGAATTTTCTACAATTTTTAGTATGACATCTACGGCTTTTTCCATTGACTGAACAGGTATATATTCAAATCTGCTGTGAAAATTATGTCCACCTGTAAAAATATTAGGACAAGGAAGCCCCATATATGAAAGTTTTCCGCCGTCTGTTCCGCCCCGGATAGCTTGTATCAGAGGTTTTACACCTGCATCCTTCATTGATTTTTCTGCAAGATCAACAATATACATTACAGGCTCAATTTTTTCTTTCATGTTATAATATGAATCTGTAACTTTAACATTGATCCAGTTCCCGTTGTATAATTTATTTATATATCCTGCAATTCTTGCGGCTTCGCTTTTTTTATGTTCAAATTTTATTTTGTCATGATCTCTTATAATATATTTTAATGTGCTGTTTTCAGTAGTTCCGTTCATTTCTATCAGATGATAGAAGCCTTCGTATTTTTCAGTATATTCAGGTCTTTCAAATGAAGGAAGACTGTTATGAAAATGTATCCCAAGCTCCAGTGCATTGATCAGCTTGTCTTTAGCACTTCCCGGGTGGACATTTCTTCCCGTGATCTGTACTTCCAGTGTAGCAGCATTAAAATTTTCATATTCCAGTTCTCCGATCTCCCCGCCGTCAAGCGTATAGGCAAAATCTGCCGCAAAATCTTCTACATCAAATAAATCGGCACCTCTGCCTATTTCTTCATCGGGAGTAAAGCCTACACATATTGTTCCGTGTTCTATTTCAGGATGTTTTTTCAGATAAGCCACAGCTGTAATTATTTCAGCAATTCCCGCTTTATCATCAGCTCCCAGAAGAGTAGTACCGTCGGTTACAATAATGTCATTTCCCACATAGTTAAGAAGTTCCGGAAAATCTGAAGTTTTCATAGTATATTCTGAATTCAGCGGAATATCCTTCCCGTTATAATTTTAGATAATAACAGGCTTTACATTCTCACCAGTAATATCTGTAGCAGTATCCATGTGTGCAATAAAACCTATAGAGGGGACTTTTTTTTCTGTATTGGAATAAAGCTTTCCGGTAACATAACCGTTTTTGTCCATTTTTACGTCATCAAGACCGATTTCCTCAAGCTCTTTTACCAGAAGCTTTGCCAGAACAAGCTGTCTTTCAGTGCTTGGACAAGTTTCGCTATTTTCATCCGATGTTGTGTAGATCTTTGCATAGTTTATAAATCGTTCATGTACTTTCATTTTGGTTTCTCCTTTTTGATGTTATTTTCACGGACTAAACAGAAGACTCACATAGGGTCACAGACTGTTTAGTCTTTGGTTTATTTATATCTGAAAAATTATAGAAACTATTTTCCAGCTTTGTATGTTTCATAAAATTCTTTGTTGGCAATTCTGTAAACTTCGCTGTAATCAAGAGGAGAAACAAGAAGATCCCCTTTTTTTACTGTCATTTCCTCTCCCCATGAAGTCTCTATGGAAAAATCAATACCATCCACTCCGAGTCTCTTTGTAAGGGCACTGTCTACTTTAACTGCTTTGACTTTACCCAGAGGCTGATAAATATTCCATTTTGAATCCAGCTTTTTCAAATATTTGTATCTTTTTTCAAATTTTTCTTTTGTAAGTATGTACATTTCTTTTGCATCAGTGGTATTCTTAACTACGAAATCACCTTCGCCGGCAGTATTCTGTGTTTCATAACCGTCTGCGGTATAAGTCTTTATGATTTCTCCCGGAACAGCCTTTCTGGCATAAATCACCTTAAATTTTTCATAAGTCTTTGCTTTTTGAAGAACAGGCTTCATATCCTCAAGCAGAAGTTTCTGCGGAATAATAACAGAAGCTGAGATTGAGATAAGTGATAAAAGCGAAAACAACATAATAATTATTTTTTTCATGATACCTCCTAAAATATTTCAATTAATAAAATTAAAGTTTCAGATATAAATACCTCTAAAAAAGGATTAGTCAATGGGAAGCCAGTCAATTACTTCTTTTATGGCATTATCCCAAAATCCCCATTCGTGTTCGCCGGGCCCTTCTTTGTATGTAAGCGGAAGCTTTAGTTTTTGTACAAGATCTCTGAATCTGACATTGTCATCATATAAAAAATCTTCAGTACCGCATGTCTGGTAAAGCTTTGGAAGAATAACACCATTCTCGGCATGCTTCTTTATAAGATAAAAAAGGTCATTGTCAGTATTTTCCAGTGTTTCCATATCACCATAGATACTTTTAGTATTAAAGCCATTTTTAGGGCCTTCTATAAAGAGATGGTTTATATCAAGGGCACCGGACAAACTCGCTGCAGCCGCAAAGGATTCAGGCTTTAGAAGAGCAATTTTGAAGCTGCCGTATCCGCCCATAGAGTGCCCGGCAATAAAATTATCCTCTCTTTTATCAGAAAGAGGGAAAATATTTCTGATAAATTGAGGAATTTCCTCACTAATGAATGTAAAATATTTATGTCCGTATTCCATATCGGTATAAAAACTGTGGTCTGCCGAAGGCATAACTACAGCAAGATTCTTTTTTAATGCATAACGCTCTATACTGGTATATCTCATATATGCAGAATAATCATTTCCTAAGCCGTGAAGGAGATAGAGAGTTTTCAGATTTTTATTAAACTGCCCGGTAAAAATTTTGTCACTTTCAGGGATAATAACGTTAACATTCGTACGCATACCAAGGCATTTTGAGTTAAAATTTAGCTGGATAAAAGACATTGTAAAACCTCCCGATAGTTTTATAGCTTTATTATAATACAGTATATTCAAAAAGACAAATATATTAATGTGAAAATATATTTATATTTAATTTCTAAAATTTTAAAAATATAGATGAAAATGAAAAGTCAAGAAGAAATACTTGACAAAATTTTGGTGATATGGTATTATGACAAGGATTCACATGTGATAAAAAATAAAGAAAGGAGAGACTAGCCATGAAAAAGCCTAGTGTAAAAACAATAAAAAGTGTAATAACAAACAGAGTAAAGACAGACAGCTTCATGTTAGTCATGCTCTCATACATATAGACAGGGCTGTATTTCCCTGTTTGAAAACAGGAAAAGCAGAAACCGGCAAATAAATAGTAAGGTGCTTACCTTACTTTTTTTGTGCAAAAAAATAAAATAACAGGAGAAAAAAATGATAGAAATAAGAGGAAAGTATAATGAGGCAGCTGCCTATACTGATATAATAGAGGAGCAATGTTTATCACAGATTTACAGAATGTGCAAACAAAAAATATTTAAAGATACAATAATAAAAATAATGCCCGACACACATGCAGGAAAGGGGAGCGTAGTCGGCTTTACATGTGCAGGTCTTGATTATGTGATACCTAATATAATAGGCTCGGATATCGGGTGCGGAATGGAAGTTACCGAGCTGGGAGAATGTGAAATAGATTTTGAAAAGCTGGACAGTTTTATAATAAATAATATTCCTTTTTCTGTAAATATTAATAAAACTGTGGATAAAGCAGTGCCAAAGGAATGGAAAAAGACATTGAAGCCGCTGACCGACAAAATAAATTATGATATAAGAAAGGCATTGAGAGCTGCAGGAAGTCTTGGCGGCGGCAATCATTTCATAGAGATAAATACAGATAAAAATAATAAGAAATATCTGGTTATTCATTCAGGGAGCAGAAAACTAGGAAATGAAACTGCGCTTTACTATCAAAGAAAAGCTGAAAAATACTGCCGGGAGATGAGAGAAAAAAATAATAAGGACAGTATATATCATATTCCAAAAGAGCTCTCGTTTTTGGAAGGTGATGCTGCTGCTGAATATCTGGAAGCAATGAAAATGGTGCAAAAATATGCAGAATTAAACAGAAAAATAATGTCCGGGAGGATTGCAGAGTTTCTTGGGATAGATTACAAAAATTCTGAAAAGTTTACTTCTGTACATAATTATTATAATTTTGAAGACAGGATAATAAGAAAAGGAGCAATTTCTGCAAAAGAAGGGGAGAAGGTAATTATTCCCCTAAATATGAGGGACGGTTCGATTCTTGCTGTGGGAAAAGGTAGTAAGGAATGGAATTATTCAGCACCGCACGGAGCGGGAAGACTTATGAGCCGCGGAGAGGCAAAGGGAAAAATCAGCCTTGAAGAATTTGAGAGAAGTATGAAAGGTATATTCACCACATCGGTAAAGAATTCTACAATTGATGAGGCACCTATGGCATATAAAACTCCGGAATCTATAATGATTTATCTGGAAGAAACTGTGGAAGTACTGGAAATAATAAAACCGCTTTATAATTTTAAAGCTTAAGTACTTTGATAAATGGAATATTTCAAGAAAATAAAAAATACACCTCTGATCGGTAAAAAACTGATTATGAGGTGTATTTATTTTATTGATATAGTTTAAAAGACAGCTTTAAATGTAACTCCTGCTTTGTAATCTTCTCTATCGTCATTTCCCATGCTGTATTCTCCAGTAAGAAAAATTCCGTATCTGTCTTTTATTTCTACCCCTATTTCTGCTCTTGTTCTAAAAGTTCCTTTTTCTTCTTCAGGCTTAGAAAGCTTGTGGTATCCGTCTTCTATAGTAATTAATCTTGCTTTTTCTCTTTCGTTAAGATCTGCCAGTTCGTATTCATAAGCAAAATCAAGATTTCCTTTTAGATTCCACACTGATTTATTTCCTAAAGGAAGACTGCCCTGAAGCTCCATTCCCACACGTGGTTTGGCACTCCAAGCGTCATTGCCTTCTACCTCAAGTCTTTCAAGACCATTTTCACTGAATGTAGGTCTTGTTACATACATTGCCCTGAAAGCACCATAAGGCATAATACTTACATTTTTTGAAAGATCAAATTCTTTCCCGAAAATATTGTCAGATGTAATGCTGTAAGCTTCATATGAGGCATCCATACTTGATTTTCCGCTGTTCTGCCAGTTTATATTTCTGTCTACATTATGGAAACTTACTCTTCCTGTAAGATCATTTTTCAGCTTCCATCCGTTTGTTTCATATTTATTATGAACACCGAGCTGGATTGTATCAGCTTTATCTTCACTGTCATTTCCGTCATTAAGGTCAAATCCCGTATGCAGATATCCGAGTGAATATCCGAATGTATGTCTGTATGTACGTTCTACCTCTCTCAGAGCAAGAACACCTGCTGTAGTATAGTCGTATCCTGTAATTCCGTCTGTTTCTTCTTTATTCTTACCTTTTCCGCCTATAATATTAATTTTTACATTTTCTTTTGTATTATTTTCGGAATTTTGCATAAAAGCCAGTGAATTTTCAAATGATCTGGCTATATCATATTCTCTCTGGTTCATATTGGCGTAGATATTACCAGCAAGACTCGCCATTGCATCTCTGAAAGAATACTCGTCAGTAATATAGTTTATTTTATCATAGATTTTTCTTCCTTCACCTGTTGTTACAGAGTATTTATCATTTAATACACCGGCGAATTCTTCATACCAAAGACCTTCTGCAAACTCGTTATAGTCCTTTCTTGTCATTACAAGGTCACTTCCTGATGCAGTGGCATCCCATGTGAGCGACTGTGAAATATA from Sebaldella termitidis ATCC 33386 includes the following:
- a CDS encoding YcxB family protein, giving the protein MNIEIKKLSFKDYVISRVEMEKIKLLISLGVIWAYVIYDMESKGNGAGLQTILKEYTLPALVLSLGINIFVYLVVYFFSYKKALKESGVIKAQVTDNYLKNFYFFGDKSKQAMRKYSEFNKIYERRSGFYFNLIGRITFFIPKKGMTDEEVEYVSSVISKNNKAAKAKQTKPKKKK
- a CDS encoding alpha/beta hydrolase produces the protein MSFIQLNFNSKCLGMRTNVNVIIPESDKIFTGQFNKNLKTLYLLHGLGNDYSAYMRYTSIERYALKKNLAVVMPSADHSFYTDMEYGHKYFTFISEEIPQFIRNIFPLSDKREDNFIAGHSMGGYGSFKIALLKPESFAAAASLSGALDINHLFIEGPKNGFNTKSIYGDMETLENTDNDLFYLIKKHAENGVILPKLYQTCGTEDFLYDDNVRFRDLVQKLKLPLTYKEGPGEHEWGFWDNAIKEVIDWLPID
- a CDS encoding HAD family hydrolase; the encoded protein is MKKILVLLLFLQTFFISVSVTKKSISAEDWLSSWNNEMKIKIVNYIDMVTDPKNPGFIPESERFAVFDNDGTLWAEQPTVEELFIIYYAKKMTEKNPSLKNKHPFSRINDFYSNGKFVIKDRRIFDELVGIVHEGMTNKEFQKTAEDFFRETKYPGLNVPLEKIVYQPQLELMDYLRKNGFKVYICSGGETDFMRVISEKYYGISKEQVIGSELVFEYNENTNIMVRRSKLYTDNNGRAKAENIYHRLGRPAVFAVGNVRSGGDIYMLRYSQASEYPSFQLLIDHDDEKREFLYTEADNISLKWAEKYNWNVVSMKKDWKQIFPK
- a CDS encoding RNA-splicing ligase RtcB; the protein is MIEIRGKYNEAAAYTDIIEEQCLSQIYRMCKQKIFKDTIIKIMPDTHAGKGSVVGFTCAGLDYVIPNIIGSDIGCGMEVTELGECEIDFEKLDSFIINNIPFSVNINKTVDKAVPKEWKKTLKPLTDKINYDIRKALRAAGSLGGGNHFIEINTDKNNKKYLVIHSGSRKLGNETALYYQRKAEKYCREMREKNNKDSIYHIPKELSFLEGDAAAEYLEAMKMVQKYAELNRKIMSGRIAEFLGIDYKNSEKFTSVHNYYNFEDRIIRKGAISAKEGEKVIIPLNMRDGSILAVGKGSKEWNYSAPHGAGRLMSRGEAKGKISLEEFERSMKGIFTTSVKNSTIDEAPMAYKTPESIMIYLEETVEVLEIIKPLYNFKA
- a CDS encoding tetratricopeptide repeat protein, whose translation is MKKFFLFFFISIFMFTAQSNQRDLITQEMKNFGIKQKSIDLYWKTKEFTVPDKEYEKTLNKAIEADPRNYFALDDMGVHYRRSNNPDKAIEYYKKSIAVNPNNPFPYFNAGVAYMYKKDFVNAERIYKQLITAIPDYPEGYYGLGQVYLNMENYAKALEFIQKAKEKYKNLDTKKYFEEAAKKDMYIADCNYLEGQINYRMKDYQKAVDGFFDSFEDMKAIRYYALSDFATLAYFANEGLKGTNPKQYDKNLKKFEAAGIKMKR
- a CDS encoding glucose 1-dehydrogenase, with product MNFEKKVVIVTGAGEGIGRAAAEKYGESGAYVVVADINREAGEETRDFIIKKKGKAVFIKTDVAKEEDCRRLAEETVKEYGKIDILINNAGIADAKKAGIFGEGMEEFDRVISVNLRGTFMCSKYCVPFMKPGSSIVNISSTRAFMSEPETEAYSASKGGIAALTHSMAVSLSEKNIRVNSISPGWIDVSGWKKGSGKEEVLTEAEHKQHPAGRVGKPEDIAAACFYLTGEEAGFVTGTNLNVDGGMTVKMIYV